In Gossypium raimondii isolate GPD5lz chromosome 12, ASM2569854v1, whole genome shotgun sequence, a single window of DNA contains:
- the LOC105762021 gene encoding uncharacterized protein LOC105762021 encodes MVDKSEKEKELAIDRGRLIRLCVPEETSSRKRKHRGQSSCGDPKGKQKVRGTIHVIVGMDEDWESSNAKRKAHMRCSIMRTAKMVAREPATRGQSSQRTELASQALDLDSLDARDERECLKANSDDFAWSAVDMPGINPQEVDKLFSTSFIREVVYPDWVSNVVMVKKVNEKWRICIDFTNLNNACPKENFPLPSIDCLVDASAGHKFMSFIDAFSSYNQILLDQGDQERTTFITKEGLFCY; translated from the exons ATGGTAGACAAATCAGAAAAAGAGAAGGAGCTCGCAATAGATAGGGGTCGCCTAATCAGGCTTTGCGTGCCCGAGGAGACGAGCAGCAGAAAACGCAAACATAGG GGTCAAAGTTCTTGTGGTGATCCCAAAGGTAAGCAGAAGGTCAGGGGCACTATCCATGTGATTGTAGGCATGGATGAGGATTGGGAAAGTTCTAATGCAAAGAGGAAAGCTCACATGAG GTGTTCGATAATGAGAACAGCGAAGATggtg GCACGAGAGCCTGCAACTAGGGGGCAAAGTTCGCAGAGGACAGAGTTAGCTAGTCAAGCCTTAGACTTGGATAGCCTAGATGCGAGGGATGAGAGAGAA TGTTTGAAGGCGAACTCCGATGATTTTGCCTGGTCAGCAGTAGATATGCCAGGGATAAACCCACAG GAGGTAGATAAATTATTCTCGACAAGTTTTATCAGGGAAGTTGTATATCCAGATTGGGTCTCGAATGTGGTCATGGTGAAAAAAGTAAACGAAAAATGGAGGATATGTATTGATTTCACCAACCTCAACAATGCGTGCCCCAAAGAAAACTTCCCTTTACCTTCGATTGATTGTTTGGTTGATGCTTCTGCAGGTCACAAGTTCATGAGCTTCATAGATGCATTTTCAAGTTATAACCAGATTTTATTGGATCAAGGTGACCAGGAGAGAACAACTTTCATCACCAAGGAAGGGTTGTTCTGTTATTAG
- the LOC105763433 gene encoding probable N-acetyltransferase HLS1, translated as MGGDDECVIVVREFDPSKDLASVEEVEKRCEVGPSGKLSLFTDLLGDPICRVRHSPAFLMLVAELSSTKEIVGMIRGCIKTVTCGKKLSRNTKTNDPSKPLPVYTKVAYILGLRVSPSHRRMGIGLKLVLRMEEWFVQNGTEYSYLATENDNQASVNLFTDKCGYSKFRTPSILVNPVFAHRLPVSNRVSLIKLSPSDAESLYRRRFSTIEFFPRDIDSVLNNRLSLGTFLAVPRGCCYTQETWAGCDKFLSDPPESWAVLSVWNCKDVFRLEVRGASRMRKTLAKTTRIVDKLLPFLRLPSIPEVFKPFGLHFLYGVGGEGPSAAKLVYALCAHAHNLAKEGGCSVVATEVANGEPLKAGVPHWKRLSCDADLWCIKRLGEDYSDGSVGDWTKSPPGLSIFVDPREF; from the exons atgGGAGGTGATGACGAGTGCGTTATAGTGGTACGGGAGTTTGATCCTAGTAAAGATTTAGCAAGTGTAGAAGAAGTTGAAAAACGATGCGAAGTTGGTCCCAGCGGCAAACTCTCTCTCTTTACCGACCTCTTGGGTGACCCTATTTGCCGGGTCCGCCACTCCCCTGCTTTTCTCATGCTG GTGGCTGAATTAAGCTCCACCAAAGAAATAGTTGGGATGATAAGAGGTTGCATAAAAACCGTTACTTGTGGCAAAAAGCTCTCTCGGAATACCAAAACCAATGATCCCTCCAAACCTCTCCCTGTTTACACCAAAGTCGCTTACATTTTAGGCCTTCGGGTCTCCCCTTCCCACCG gAGAATGGGAATAGGGTTAAAGCTGGTACTAAGAATGGAAGAGTGGTTTGTCCAAAACGGCACTGAATACTCTTACTTAGCCACGGAAAACGACAACCAAGCTTCCGTTAATCTCTTCACTGATAAATGCGGCTACTCCAAGTTCCGTACCCCTTCCATTTTGGTGAACCCCGTTTTCGCCCATCGACTCCCTGTTTCCAACCGAGTCTCTCTGATTAAGCTGTCCCCATCCGACGCCGAGTCGCTATATCGGCGTCGTTTCTCCACCATCGAGTTCTTCCCTCGCGACATTGACTCGGTGCTTAATAACAGACTCAGCCTGGGGACCTTTTTGGCAGTGCCACGTGGATGTTGCTATACGCAAGAAACGTGGGCCGGGTGTGATAAGTTTTTATCCGACCCGCCAGAGTCATGGGCGGTTTTGAGTGTGTGGAATTGCAAGGACGTGTTTAGGTTGGAAGTCCGGGGCGCGTCGAGGATGAGGAAAACGTTGGCTAAAACGACAAGGATAGTGGACAAGTTGTTGCCGTTCTTGAGGTTACCGTCGATTCCGGAAGTGTTCAAGCCGTTCGGTTTGCACTTCCTGTACGGGGTGGGAGGGGAAGGGCCATCGGCGGCGAAGTTGGTTTATGCGCTGTGTGCACACGCGCATAACTTGGCCAAAGAAGGAGGGTGCAGTGTGGTGGCGACTGAGGTGGCGAATGGTGAGCCGTTGAAAGCTGGGGTCCCACATTGGAAAAGGCTATCGTGCGATGCAGATTTATGGTGCATCAAACGGCTTGGGGAAGACTACAGTGACGGGTCCGTCGGTGACTGGACAAAATCACCCCCTGGACTTTCAATTTTTGTAGACCCCAGAGAATTCTGA